From Neisseria musculi, the proteins below share one genomic window:
- a CDS encoding PqiC family protein, with the protein MRKWMMIGALAALSACSTPATQYFTLPDSRYTLPAKSGSEIAVHVYLADPLNNGGLVYQTDDYHVNFARNHLWASPLDKALASGFSNKLNRLGGRYVFVPAARSSSMQTLKIYIEAFQGNYQGKTLISGYAVWPNGQSRPFHIETPQNGDGYTAMVESLNQGLEKAASAVVY; encoded by the coding sequence ATGCGCAAATGGATGATGATAGGCGCGCTGGCCGCACTGAGCGCCTGTAGCACGCCCGCTACCCAATATTTCACACTGCCCGACAGCCGATACACCCTTCCTGCCAAAAGCGGCAGCGAAATCGCCGTGCACGTGTATTTGGCCGATCCGCTCAATAACGGCGGGCTGGTATATCAAACCGATGATTATCATGTGAACTTTGCCCGCAACCACCTGTGGGCAAGCCCGCTGGATAAAGCATTGGCATCAGGTTTCAGCAATAAGCTCAACCGCTTGGGCGGCCGCTACGTTTTTGTACCTGCGGCCAGAAGCAGCAGTATGCAGACACTGAAAATTTATATAGAAGCTTTTCAAGGAAATTATCAAGGCAAAACGCTCATTAGCGGTTATGCCGTATGGCCGAACGGGCAAAGCCGTCCCTTTCACATTGAAACACCGCAAAACGGCGACGGCTATACAGCAATGGTTGAATCACTGAATCAAGGGTTGGAAAAGGCAGCTTCGGCAGTTGTTTATTGA
- a CDS encoding paraquat-inducible protein A: protein MKLVRNYRRWWRYHTLQRDAALPAHMLDCPECGQRMALPYLRQGQEAHCPNCGYEVVEVENNPYVAPLAYAAASLVLMVFVYSMMFVTVTMAGVTSILSLPSMMKRLVLLDFGFLAEVMFVLTFGTPLLFLLLCVYVYAALWQNRGYPGLLYATRTLVRLRHWIMVDVFFISTLVAYIKLSSVAQVEFGAAFYLMFALSVMLIRTSVSIPQHWVYYKIHRILGRDAVQTASAGRVCCSHCLYFRSREEAACGVCGSDLYVRRPKSLSLSIAFLIAAVLLYIPANALPIMISSNPATVQINTIFNGIVYMWNEGDKLIAAIIFSASILVPGAKIVLMLVLILSARCGLPAGVHTMQRLYRFTESIGKWSMIDIFVIIILMSAFHTYVARVVPGPAAVYFCLVVLLTMLSAYFFDPRLLWDRARSFEQSVNRPSENLPASQPE from the coding sequence GTGAAACTTGTTAGAAACTACCGCCGTTGGTGGCGTTACCATACGCTGCAGCGAGATGCGGCACTGCCGGCACATATGCTCGACTGCCCTGAATGCGGGCAGCGCATGGCGTTACCGTATTTGCGGCAGGGGCAGGAGGCGCACTGCCCGAATTGCGGTTATGAAGTAGTGGAGGTGGAAAACAATCCGTATGTTGCTCCGCTGGCCTATGCGGCGGCTTCGCTGGTGTTGATGGTGTTTGTGTACAGCATGATGTTTGTTACGGTTACGATGGCCGGGGTAACTTCGATCCTGTCGCTGCCTTCGATGATGAAACGCTTGGTGCTGCTCGATTTCGGCTTTTTGGCCGAAGTGATGTTTGTGCTCACGTTTGGCACGCCGCTGCTGTTTTTATTGCTGTGTGTTTATGTATATGCGGCATTGTGGCAAAACAGAGGATATCCCGGCCTGCTCTATGCCACCCGAACGCTGGTTCGGCTGCGCCACTGGATTATGGTTGATGTGTTTTTTATTTCGACATTGGTCGCGTATATCAAACTCTCTTCGGTGGCGCAGGTGGAATTTGGTGCGGCATTCTATTTGATGTTTGCGCTCTCGGTGATGCTGATACGCACTTCGGTGTCGATTCCCCAGCATTGGGTGTATTATAAAATCCACCGTATTTTGGGCCGTGATGCGGTTCAGACGGCCTCGGCAGGGCGTGTCTGCTGCAGCCATTGTCTGTATTTCCGCAGCCGTGAAGAAGCAGCTTGCGGGGTGTGCGGATCCGATCTGTATGTGCGCCGCCCCAAGAGCCTGAGCCTCTCTATTGCGTTTCTGATTGCGGCGGTGCTGCTGTATATTCCGGCCAACGCGCTGCCGATTATGATTTCTTCCAATCCTGCCACCGTGCAGATAAACACCATTTTCAACGGCATCGTGTATATGTGGAACGAAGGCGATAAGCTGATTGCCGCAATTATTTTCAGTGCCAGCATTTTGGTGCCGGGGGCAAAAATCGTGTTGATGTTGGTGCTGATTCTCAGCGCGCGCTGCGGCTTGCCGGCCGGCGTGCACACCATGCAGCGGCTTTACCGCTTTACCGAATCCATCGGCAAATGGTCGATGATTGATATTTTTGTGATTATTATTCTGATGAGTGCATTCCACACTTATGTGGCGCGGGTAGTGCCGGGGCCGGCGGCGGTATATTTCTGCCTGGTGGTGTTGCTGACCATGCTTTCCGCCTATTTTTTCGACCCGCGCCTTTTGTGGGACAGAGCGCGCTCTTTTGAACAATCTGTAAACAGGCCGTCTGAAAACCTGCCGGCAAGCCAACCTGAATGA
- the pqiB gene encoding intermembrane transport protein PqiB yields the protein MSNDNDKQPHQPVAAVVRKANLFSSVIWLIPLIALIAGGWLLMKDIRNRGPEITLLMDSAEGIEVNNTVVKVLSVEVGRVTRIRLRSDQKGVEVTARLTADAKDMMRKDTQFWVVKPRIDQSGISGLNTLVSGSYIAFTPGKSKETEERFEVLDIPPIAAIGQNGLRLRLIGLNDKMIGVGSPVLFENFSVGVVENAEFNPKDQTVNYTVFIQSPNDKLVGEHSQFWLQRGISIATTGNGISVDSAPIPALLSGAISFASPAGGDKGRPAVNDDTFELYNNRSEIDNLPTERSLYYTAFFKQSVRGLMSGAPVEYKGINIGTVAEVPYFAENDSLKLFENGWIPVRIRIEPERIELNAGAQSREYWQNQFQTALNKGLTATISSNNLLTGSKMIELDDRPSESAKLKPFADYNGNVVIATRSSGFDDLQAQLGSLLEKLNKLPLANTVGELNGTLRELKATLNAANALINKPQTQNIPGELNQTLRGLRQTLQGVSPQSPFYSDVQSTLQSIDKTLKDAQPVINTLKEKPNALIFNSNIKDPIPKGSR from the coding sequence ATGAGTAACGATAACGACAAACAACCCCATCAGCCCGTTGCGGCTGTGGTGCGCAAAGCAAACCTATTTAGCTCGGTTATCTGGCTGATTCCGCTGATTGCCCTGATTGCAGGCGGGTGGCTGCTGATGAAAGACATCCGCAACCGCGGGCCGGAAATCACCTTGTTGATGGACAGTGCCGAAGGCATCGAAGTAAACAATACCGTGGTGAAAGTGTTGAGTGTGGAAGTAGGGCGGGTAACCCGCATCCGCCTGCGCAGCGACCAAAAAGGCGTGGAAGTTACCGCCCGCCTGACTGCCGATGCAAAAGACATGATGCGTAAAGACACCCAATTCTGGGTGGTGAAGCCGCGCATCGACCAAAGCGGAATTTCTGGTCTCAATACCTTAGTTTCCGGCTCGTATATTGCCTTTACACCCGGTAAAAGCAAAGAAACCGAAGAGCGTTTTGAAGTGCTCGATATCCCGCCGATCGCCGCTATCGGCCAAAACGGCCTGCGCCTGAGACTTATCGGTCTCAACGACAAAATGATAGGTGTGGGCAGCCCGGTGCTATTTGAAAACTTCAGTGTGGGCGTGGTGGAAAATGCCGAGTTCAACCCTAAAGACCAAACCGTCAATTACACCGTATTCATTCAAAGCCCCAACGACAAACTGGTGGGCGAACACAGCCAGTTTTGGCTGCAACGGGGCATCAGCATCGCAACCACCGGTAACGGTATCAGCGTGGATTCCGCCCCTATTCCCGCCTTGCTTTCCGGTGCCATTTCCTTTGCTTCGCCGGCCGGAGGGGACAAAGGCAGGCCGGCGGTAAACGATGACACTTTCGAGCTTTATAACAACCGTAGCGAAATCGACAACCTGCCGACCGAACGCTCCCTCTATTACACCGCCTTTTTCAAACAAAGCGTGCGGGGTTTGATGAGCGGCGCACCGGTAGAATATAAAGGCATCAACATCGGCACCGTGGCCGAAGTACCTTATTTTGCCGAAAACGACAGCCTCAAACTGTTTGAAAACGGCTGGATTCCCGTGCGCATCCGCATCGAGCCGGAGCGCATAGAGCTTAACGCCGGGGCGCAGAGCCGCGAATATTGGCAAAACCAGTTTCAGACGGCCTTAAACAAAGGTTTAACCGCCACTATTTCCAGCAACAACCTATTAACCGGCAGCAAAATGATAGAGCTGGACGACAGGCCGTCTGAAAGTGCCAAACTCAAACCATTTGCCGACTATAACGGCAACGTAGTTATTGCCACCCGCAGCAGCGGATTTGACGATTTGCAGGCGCAACTGGGCAGCCTGCTCGAAAAACTCAACAAACTGCCGCTCGCAAACACTGTGGGTGAGTTGAACGGCACACTGCGTGAACTTAAGGCTACTTTGAATGCGGCCAATGCCTTAATCAACAAACCGCAAACACAAAATATCCCCGGCGAGCTGAACCAAACCCTGCGCGGATTACGCCAAACCCTGCAGGGCGTGTCGCCGCAGTCGCCGTTCTACAGCGATGTGCAGAGCACTTTGCAGAGTATCGACAAAACCCTGAAAGATGCACAGCCCGTGATAAACACCTTAAAAGAAAAACCCAACGCACTGATTTTCAACAGTAACATAAAAGATCCGATACCGAAAGGAAGCCGCTGA